Proteins from a single region of Runella sp. SP2:
- a CDS encoding peptidase domain-containing ABC transporter: protein MRKGIEIKQHDTTDCGAACLASAAAYYKLQMPIARIRQFAHTDTRGTNVVGMIEAANRLGFQAKGVKGTPESLSKIPKPSIAHVSVPLVSDSDAGREEARGLHYVVIYEVTDKKVTYMDPAVGKMVKKSLNEFVSMWTGVLVLLLPNEQFQQGNESVTITTRFWQLIRPHQTVMIEALFGAIIYTILGLGTSIYVQKIVDNVLVEGNRNLLNLMSIGMLLLMVLQLFIGSTKTIFALKTGQQIDAQLILGYYKHLLKLPQTFFDTMRVGEIISRVNDAVKIRAFINDVALNLIVDIFIVFFSFGLMFSYDAKLALMMAAIIPLYALTYWIANRINRTTQRKLMENSADLEAQLVESLNNVATIKRFGLEEYANLKTENRFVTLLRSVYHTSTRTLYLGNAAALITNIFTILLLWVGSGLVLDRQLTPGELLSFYALVGYFTGPAAGLIEMNKTLQEALIAADRLFEIMDLERETTENKVPLTIDMLGDIRFKEVTFRYGSRTTIFEKLNLLIPKGKITAVVGESGSGKSTLLSLLQNLYPLQAGNIYIGNYDIKHLDNNSLRQMVSVVPQQIDLFAGTVVENIAVGEFEPDMKKLIFYCNLLGITDFIERLPNGFQTTLGERGANLSGGQRQRLAIARALYRNPHILILDEATSALDSVSEQYVQRTIQLLRQEGITVILIAHRMSTIKNADKIVVLHEGKLVEEGTHQTLLQSPVGTYRRLWEQQNGAVMATHLNGVGHYS, encoded by the coding sequence ATGCGAAAAGGGATTGAAATAAAACAGCACGATACCACCGACTGCGGCGCGGCTTGCCTTGCCTCAGCGGCCGCGTATTATAAATTACAGATGCCGATTGCGCGCATCCGTCAGTTTGCCCATACCGATACCCGTGGCACCAACGTAGTAGGTATGATTGAAGCCGCTAACCGCCTTGGTTTTCAGGCCAAAGGGGTTAAAGGTACGCCCGAAAGCCTCTCCAAAATCCCCAAACCATCGATTGCCCACGTGAGCGTTCCGTTGGTTTCTGACAGCGACGCTGGTCGTGAGGAAGCACGGGGATTACACTACGTAGTCATCTACGAAGTGACCGACAAAAAAGTCACCTACATGGACCCTGCGGTGGGGAAAATGGTCAAAAAATCGCTGAACGAATTTGTGTCGATGTGGACGGGCGTATTGGTACTTTTGTTGCCCAACGAACAGTTTCAACAAGGCAACGAATCAGTAACCATCACGACTCGCTTTTGGCAACTGATTCGTCCGCACCAAACCGTGATGATTGAAGCGCTTTTTGGCGCCATTATTTATACCATTTTAGGGTTAGGCACATCGATTTACGTCCAAAAAATCGTGGATAACGTGCTCGTTGAAGGCAATCGCAACTTGCTCAACTTGATGAGCATCGGAATGCTTTTACTCATGGTACTCCAACTTTTTATTGGTTCTACCAAAACAATTTTTGCCCTAAAAACAGGCCAACAGATTGATGCCCAGTTGATTTTGGGCTATTACAAACACCTGCTAAAACTTCCTCAAACGTTTTTTGATACAATGCGGGTGGGCGAAATCATTTCGCGCGTTAATGATGCCGTCAAAATCAGGGCCTTTATCAATGATGTTGCCCTCAATCTGATTGTCGATATTTTCATCGTCTTTTTTTCCTTTGGGTTAATGTTTAGCTACGATGCCAAATTGGCGTTGATGATGGCAGCTATTATTCCACTGTACGCCCTTACATACTGGATTGCCAACCGGATCAACCGAACTACCCAGCGAAAACTCATGGAAAACAGTGCCGATTTGGAAGCGCAGCTTGTCGAATCGCTCAACAACGTGGCTACCATCAAGCGTTTTGGGTTGGAAGAATACGCCAATCTAAAGACCGAAAACCGTTTTGTGACGTTGCTTCGCTCGGTATATCATACTTCTACCCGCACACTCTATTTGGGCAATGCGGCGGCGTTGATTACCAACATTTTCACCATTTTGCTCTTGTGGGTCGGGTCGGGGCTTGTACTCGACCGTCAACTTACGCCTGGAGAATTGCTCTCATTTTATGCCCTTGTTGGCTATTTTACGGGCCCCGCCGCAGGGCTCATCGAAATGAACAAAACGCTCCAAGAAGCCCTCATCGCCGCCGACCGACTGTTTGAAATCATGGATTTGGAACGAGAAACCACTGAAAATAAAGTCCCGTTGACGATTGACATGCTCGGCGACATTCGTTTTAAGGAAGTGACTTTTCGGTATGGTTCGAGAACAACGATTTTTGAGAAATTAAACCTGCTTATTCCCAAAGGAAAAATTACGGCCGTAGTGGGTGAAAGTGGCAGTGGTAAATCGACTTTGTTGTCACTTTTGCAAAACTTGTACCCACTGCAAGCTGGAAATATTTACATTGGAAATTACGACATCAAGCACCTCGACAACAACAGTTTACGCCAAATGGTAAGCGTCGTACCCCAACAGATTGATTTGTTTGCTGGTACTGTTGTCGAAAATATTGCCGTTGGCGAATTTGAGCCAGACATGAAAAAGCTCATTTTTTACTGTAATCTCCTAGGAATCACCGATTTTATTGAGCGGCTTCCCAATGGTTTTCAGACGACATTGGGCGAACGCGGGGCCAATTTGTCGGGTGGACAGCGGCAACGGTTGGCCATCGCCCGTGCGCTATACCGAAACCCACACATCCTGATTTTGGACGAAGCTACCTCTGCCTTAGATTCGGTTTCAGAGCAGTATGTTCAGCGTACTATTCAGCTCTTGCGTCAAGAAGGAATCACGGTTATTTTGATTGCCCACCGCATGAGTACCATCAAAAATGCCGATAAAATTGTGGTATTACACGAAGGAAAATTAGTAGAAGAAGGCACCCATCAAACGCTATTGCAGAGTCCAGTCGGCACTTATCGTCGTTTGTGGGAACAGCAAAACGGTGCTGTAATGGCCACTCACCTCAACGGCGTTGGCCATTACAGCTAA
- a CDS encoding sodium/sugar symporter codes for MTLGLETLDYVIFLIYFVIVSSYGYWVYKHKGKQTADSKDFFLAEGSLTWWAIGASIIASNISAEQFIGMSGQAFQLGIAISVYELLGGVALIIVAVYFLPMYLNNKIYTMPQFLSKRYNERLATIMAVFWLFLYIFVNLTSIIYLGALSLEKMTGFSFMPCAIFLTTFAVIITLGGMKVIGYTDVIQVVCLIFGGLATTYLALDLLSAKVGTGAGIMEGLGLIREKADSHLHMIFTPGQYQVHDGRGGFIDAYNQLPGIMMFIIGGQWVNNLNYFGCNQYMTQRALGADLNTARSGVLFAAFLKMMMPFIVVLPGLAAYVLFQENADTSIVNGITQNGIVKPDNAYPVLLNLLPVGLKGLAFAALTAAIVASLAGKANSISTIYVLDIHQKFFNKNLTEKQTVWTGRVVIVIAFIIALIVSPLLANFGQAFEYIQVYTGYISPGILSIFLLGFFWKKATANGALAAAVLSIALSAVIENLYPAFPFLNRMGVVFWICSAVHVAISLAQSKGQNQENAFEVRSEWFRVTPSFRMGAIAVIVTFSLIYWIFW; via the coding sequence ATGACGCTAGGACTAGAAACCCTTGATTACGTAATTTTCCTCATTTATTTCGTTATTGTATCCAGCTACGGCTATTGGGTATATAAACACAAAGGCAAGCAAACCGCTGATTCCAAGGACTTTTTCTTGGCAGAAGGTTCACTTACGTGGTGGGCGATTGGGGCTTCAATCATTGCTTCCAACATTTCGGCGGAGCAGTTTATCGGAATGAGCGGACAGGCTTTCCAGCTTGGGATTGCCATTTCTGTCTATGAGTTGTTGGGAGGAGTGGCGCTCATTATTGTGGCGGTTTATTTCTTGCCCATGTATCTCAACAACAAAATTTATACCATGCCGCAGTTTTTGTCGAAGCGCTACAATGAGCGTTTGGCGACCATTATGGCGGTATTTTGGTTGTTCCTTTACATTTTTGTGAACCTGACGTCCATTATTTATTTGGGGGCATTGAGTTTGGAAAAAATGACGGGCTTTTCATTCATGCCTTGTGCAATTTTCTTGACTACTTTCGCGGTGATTATCACTTTGGGAGGAATGAAAGTGATTGGTTACACCGACGTGATTCAGGTCGTTTGTTTGATTTTTGGTGGATTGGCTACCACCTACTTGGCTCTAGATTTGCTTTCTGCCAAGGTGGGAACGGGTGCAGGCATTATGGAAGGGCTTGGCCTCATTCGTGAAAAAGCAGATAGCCACTTGCACATGATTTTTACCCCAGGCCAATACCAAGTTCACGACGGGCGTGGCGGGTTTATTGATGCCTACAACCAGCTTCCAGGTATTATGATGTTTATCATTGGTGGTCAATGGGTAAACAACCTTAATTATTTTGGTTGCAACCAATACATGACGCAGCGCGCCCTCGGGGCCGACCTCAATACGGCACGTAGCGGTGTGTTGTTTGCAGCTTTTTTGAAAATGATGATGCCTTTCATCGTGGTATTGCCAGGACTTGCAGCTTATGTATTATTCCAAGAAAATGCTGATACGTCGATTGTAAACGGAATTACGCAAAACGGTATCGTCAAACCCGATAATGCGTATCCAGTGTTGCTCAATTTATTACCTGTAGGCTTGAAAGGGCTCGCTTTTGCAGCCTTAACGGCGGCGATTGTGGCAAGTTTGGCAGGGAAAGCAAACAGTATTTCAACCATTTATGTATTAGACATTCACCAGAAGTTTTTCAACAAAAACTTAACTGAAAAACAAACCGTGTGGACAGGGCGAGTAGTAATTGTAATTGCCTTTATTATTGCCTTGATAGTCAGTCCGTTGTTGGCTAATTTTGGCCAAGCTTTTGAATACATTCAGGTTTATACGGGCTATATTTCACCAGGTATTTTGAGTATTTTCTTGCTCGGATTTTTCTGGAAAAAAGCCACTGCCAATGGCGCTTTGGCCGCAGCGGTGTTGAGTATTGCGTTGTCGGCCGTTATCGAAAATCTTTACCCAGCCTTCCCGTTCCTCAATCGTATGGGAGTTGTGTTCTGGATTTGCTCGGCGGTTCACGTAGCGATTAGCCTTGCCCAATCGAAGGGTCAAAACCAAGAAAATGCGTTTGAGGTACGTTCGGAATGGTTCCGCGTAACGCCATCGTTCCGCATGGGTGCCATTGCCGTTATTGTAACTTTTAGCTTGATTTACTGGATTTTCTGGTAG
- a CDS encoding lipocalin family protein, which yields MKLVRLWIFLAMTVFGLSQCNLSKNGGEEPAPDPNVSKTELLAGKSSKAWVLTASKINGSDVLGQSIPCVRDNNMVFKTDKNYEWNEGATKCRTQDDQVFEKGTWAFNTAETELVLNNETNYKILKLTENTLQVSYTNVFGETLEMTFKPN from the coding sequence ATGAAACTTGTTCGTTTGTGGATATTTTTAGCGATGACCGTGTTCGGTTTAAGTCAATGTAACCTATCCAAAAATGGAGGTGAAGAACCCGCCCCTGACCCTAATGTCTCTAAAACGGAGCTTTTGGCAGGAAAATCCTCAAAAGCGTGGGTACTAACTGCTTCAAAAATCAACGGTAGTGATGTTTTAGGACAAAGCATTCCTTGTGTGCGCGACAACAACATGGTCTTTAAAACCGACAAAAACTACGAGTGGAACGAAGGTGCAACCAAATGCCGTACGCAAGACGACCAAGTCTTTGAAAAAGGAACGTGGGCTTTTAACACCGCTGAAACCGAGCTGGTGCTAAATAACGAGACGAACTATAAAATCCTCAAACTCACCGAAAATACCCTCCAAGTTTCATATACAAACGTATTTGGAGAAACCTTGGAAATGACCTTTAAGCCTAATTAA
- the miaA gene encoding tRNA (adenosine(37)-N6)-dimethylallyltransferase MiaA, translating into MQKLLIVIAGPTAVGKTDLCVRLAQTLETEVISADSRQFYRELSIGTAKPSLEELKGKGVPHHFIDSHSIETLYSAGSFERDALALLEQLFQTKDIVILTGGSGLYIKAVCEGLDNLPETPPELRTQLMSRLETEGLAVLQAELQQLDPVYCATNDLQNTQRVVRALEVCLLTGKPYSSFREKQVAQRPFRIIQIALERDRDELYHRIDARMDQMLAAGLVEEARSVIAFREHNALQTVGYKEIYDYFDGAYDYAEMVRLLKRNTRRYAKRQLTWFKHQGDFRWFHASDFEGILSYISEQRNADNG; encoded by the coding sequence TTGCAAAAACTTCTTATCGTCATTGCTGGCCCCACGGCAGTGGGAAAGACAGACTTATGCGTTCGACTTGCCCAAACGCTCGAAACGGAAGTCATTTCGGCCGATTCTCGGCAATTTTACCGTGAGCTTTCCATCGGCACGGCTAAACCTTCACTGGAAGAATTGAAGGGGAAGGGTGTTCCGCATCATTTTATTGACTCTCATTCCATTGAAACCTTGTACAGCGCGGGTTCGTTTGAACGCGATGCGCTGGCACTTTTGGAACAGCTGTTTCAGACCAAAGACATTGTGATTCTCACAGGCGGCTCGGGTTTGTACATCAAAGCAGTGTGTGAAGGGCTGGATAATTTGCCAGAAACGCCTCCCGAACTACGCACCCAACTCATGTCCCGCCTCGAAACCGAAGGCTTGGCCGTGTTACAAGCGGAACTCCAACAACTTGACCCCGTTTACTGCGCTACCAACGACCTCCAAAATACCCAACGGGTGGTTCGAGCGCTGGAAGTGTGTTTGCTCACGGGCAAACCTTATTCGTCGTTTCGGGAAAAACAGGTCGCTCAACGCCCTTTCCGAATCATCCAGATTGCGCTAGAACGCGACCGCGACGAATTATATCACCGCATCGACGCCCGTATGGACCAAATGCTGGCTGCTGGGCTGGTCGAAGAGGCACGCTCGGTCATCGCCTTTCGCGAACACAATGCGCTGCAAACCGTTGGTTATAAAGAGATTTACGATTATTTTGACGGAGCCTACGACTACGCCGAAATGGTACGATTGCTCAAACGCAATACCCGACGCTACGCCAAACGCCAACTGACGTGGTTTAAGCACCAAGGCGATTTTCGGTGGTTTCATGCCTCTGATTTTGAAGGTATTTTATCGTATATTAGCGAGCAGCGAAATGCAGATAACGGTTAA
- a CDS encoding DNA polymerase/3'-5' exonuclease PolX produces the protein MSNEEIVEVLELTVKLMELHNADAFKTRAFGSAAFNLDRFKDAELASLSADELTKIQGVSKNMAGKLVQLVATGHLAELDELLAQTPVGVLEMFKIKGIGPKKIGTIWRDLGIETLEGLQAACESGQIAKLKGFGEGTQQKILDSMAFLRSQAGKLRMDKGEALATLILEELQPHFAQIAITGEVARKCEIVETIQLVVGTESPVAAARIIGSVGWLVQNPKESSPFVWRGKIQDRSQATDLPPQGEEIEVKKTLEVNVEIQFVQPERFENERFISDSAHAHLFAKTPSGHTLLSLANTAQAFVSAEEIYQSAGLPYIVPEMREGLGEFDWRSTHANEDLVEWQHLRGILHNHSTYSDGKHSLEQMARFCQELGFEYLGIADHSQTATYAQGLNEERVEQQHAEIDRLNQTFAQEFSTPFKILKGIESDILGDGSLDYPESILKTFDFVVASVHSNLNMNLEKATTRLLRAIENPYTTILGHPTGRLLLARAGYPIDYKLIIDACAQNGVVIEINASPWRLDLDWRWIRYCMEKGVMLSINPDAHEKNGYYDMHYGVAVGRKGGLTKDMTFNALSLTDLEAHLAKRKSR, from the coding sequence ATGTCAAACGAAGAAATTGTTGAAGTACTCGAACTTACCGTCAAATTAATGGAGCTTCACAATGCCGATGCGTTCAAAACGCGGGCATTTGGCTCTGCCGCCTTTAACCTCGACCGCTTCAAAGACGCCGAACTTGCCAGTCTTTCGGCCGATGAACTCACAAAAATTCAGGGAGTTAGTAAAAACATGGCGGGGAAACTCGTGCAGCTTGTTGCCACGGGGCACTTGGCCGAACTCGACGAATTGTTGGCACAAACTCCCGTTGGCGTCTTGGAAATGTTTAAAATCAAAGGCATTGGCCCCAAGAAAATTGGCACCATTTGGCGGGACTTGGGCATCGAAACCCTCGAAGGCTTGCAGGCGGCTTGCGAAAGTGGCCAAATTGCCAAATTGAAAGGCTTCGGAGAAGGGACGCAGCAAAAGATTTTGGACTCGATGGCTTTCTTACGAAGTCAGGCGGGGAAACTTCGCATGGACAAAGGAGAAGCCCTTGCTACCCTTATTTTGGAAGAATTGCAGCCTCATTTTGCCCAAATCGCCATCACTGGTGAGGTAGCTCGTAAGTGCGAAATTGTGGAAACGATTCAGTTGGTTGTGGGTACCGAATCGCCCGTAGCGGCGGCCCGAATCATCGGTTCGGTGGGTTGGTTGGTACAAAATCCTAAAGAATCGTCGCCGTTTGTATGGCGTGGCAAAATCCAAGACCGCAGCCAAGCCACTGACCTTCCGCCCCAAGGCGAAGAAATTGAGGTAAAAAAGACGCTAGAAGTAAACGTTGAAATTCAATTTGTTCAGCCCGAACGCTTTGAAAACGAGCGCTTTATTTCGGACAGTGCCCACGCTCACTTGTTTGCTAAAACCCCATCGGGACATACATTATTATCCTTGGCAAACACCGCCCAAGCGTTTGTGTCAGCCGAAGAAATCTACCAAAGTGCAGGGCTTCCGTACATCGTTCCCGAAATGCGCGAAGGATTGGGAGAATTTGACTGGCGCAGCACCCACGCCAACGAAGACTTGGTAGAATGGCAACACCTACGCGGAATTTTGCACAACCACAGTACCTATTCCGACGGAAAGCACAGCCTCGAACAAATGGCGCGTTTTTGTCAAGAACTTGGTTTTGAATACCTTGGCATCGCCGACCACTCCCAAACTGCGACCTATGCCCAAGGACTCAACGAAGAACGCGTAGAACAACAACACGCCGAAATCGACCGCCTCAACCAAACTTTTGCCCAAGAGTTTTCGACTCCTTTTAAAATCTTGAAAGGCATCGAATCCGATATTTTGGGCGATGGCTCGCTCGACTACCCCGAAAGTATTTTAAAAACCTTCGATTTTGTGGTGGCGTCGGTACACAGCAACCTCAACATGAACCTCGAAAAAGCCACAACGCGCTTACTTCGGGCCATCGAAAACCCTTATACAACCATTTTAGGACACCCAACGGGGCGTTTATTGTTGGCACGGGCAGGCTACCCCATTGATTACAAATTAATTATCGATGCCTGCGCCCAAAACGGCGTCGTCATCGAAATCAATGCCAGTCCGTGGCGGTTGGATTTGGATTGGCGCTGGATTCGGTACTGCATGGAAAAAGGCGTGATGCTTTCCATCAACCCCGATGCCCACGAAAAAAATGGGTATTACGACATGCACTACGGCGTAGCCGTGGGACGAAAGGGTGGTTTGACCAAAGACATGACCTTCAATGCCTTGTCATTGACCGACCTTGAAGCCCATTTAGCCAAACGTAAGAGCCGCTAA
- a CDS encoding MbnP family protein produces MKKLFFGLLIFATALQSCKTDPDPNEKNTLTLSFANKVGTQDVVLGKESYQNAVGETFGVTTYNYFISNISLKKSDGTLYTIPQDSSYFLIKESNPASKKITLRGVPAGDYTELRFMIGVDSLRNTMDISRRTGVLDPGDATHDGDGMYWSWNSGYIFLKIEGTSPQVAADAAGNRKYRYHIGGFGGYNAKTFNNLRTVTLPLGSVAATVGPNQQPVIEVVSDISKIFNGTQKVSLAQYPTVMFADYSTTVANNYVNMFSIGGVKD; encoded by the coding sequence ATGAAAAAGCTATTCTTCGGGCTTTTGATTTTCGCAACTGCGCTGCAATCTTGCAAAACTGACCCAGATCCCAATGAAAAAAATACGCTTACCTTGTCTTTTGCCAATAAAGTAGGCACGCAAGACGTGGTGTTGGGCAAAGAGTCGTACCAAAATGCCGTGGGCGAAACGTTCGGCGTAACTACCTACAATTATTTCATCAGCAACATTTCCCTCAAAAAATCAGACGGAACGCTTTATACCATTCCGCAAGATTCAAGTTATTTTCTTATCAAAGAGTCCAATCCTGCCTCCAAAAAAATCACCCTGCGGGGCGTTCCAGCAGGCGACTATACCGAACTCCGTTTTATGATTGGGGTCGATAGCCTTCGCAACACCATGGACATCAGCCGCCGCACGGGCGTGCTTGACCCTGGCGACGCTACCCACGACGGCGACGGGATGTATTGGTCGTGGAACTCAGGTTATATTTTCCTTAAAATTGAAGGAACTTCACCTCAAGTGGCTGCCGATGCCGCAGGAAACCGCAAATACCGCTACCACATTGGGGGATTTGGAGGTTATAATGCCAAGACTTTTAACAACCTACGTACCGTAACGCTGCCGTTGGGAAGCGTAGCTGCAACCGTTGGGCCAAACCAACAGCCAGTGATTGAAGTGGTAAGTGATATTTCTAAGATTTTTAACGGTACGCAAAAAGTAAGCCTCGCCCAGTACCCCACGGTGATGTTTGCCGATTATTCCACTACAGTTGCCAACAACTACGTCAACATGTTTAGCATTGGCGGCGTAAAAGATTAA
- a CDS encoding cytochrome-c peroxidase — protein sequence MNKSFLVIGAMALFGWAACRQSSSSPPEPTTPTTETLELPQPSYFPPLVYDLKSNPLTYDGFQLGRSLFYDGLLSRNGTIACGTCHQQAVAFTHHGHDLSHGIDDKIGMRNAPPIQNMAWAKEFFWDGGVHQLDLFPIAPIENPVEMDEKLPNVLQKLRDSKNPNYPELFKKAFGSTEITTERFTKALSQFMVFLVSNNSRYDLYLRGTTNALTATEKEGLALFKQKCATCHTGELFTDQSFRNNGLDNSRSSDQGRFRITQNPDDLYKFKVPSLRNVGYTSPYMHDGRFSTLEQVLNHYASNVQKTNTLDPALQANGQLGIAMTDDEKAKIIAFLKTLSDEQFVKDYRFADPGFGKAF from the coding sequence ATGAACAAGTCGTTTCTCGTCATCGGTGCTATGGCTTTGTTTGGATGGGCGGCGTGTCGGCAGTCGTCGTCATCCCCCCCCGAACCCACTACGCCCACGACCGAAACGCTAGAACTGCCTCAGCCTAGCTACTTCCCGCCGCTAGTCTATGACCTGAAGTCTAACCCGCTTACTTATGACGGGTTTCAACTAGGGCGCTCATTATTTTACGATGGACTTTTATCAAGAAATGGCACCATTGCCTGCGGAACCTGTCACCAACAAGCCGTGGCTTTTACACACCATGGGCACGATTTGAGCCACGGGATTGACGACAAAATTGGCATGAGAAACGCCCCGCCCATTCAAAACATGGCGTGGGCTAAAGAGTTTTTCTGGGACGGGGGCGTGCATCAACTGGATTTGTTTCCGATTGCCCCCATTGAAAACCCCGTTGAAATGGACGAAAAACTACCAAACGTTCTTCAAAAACTCCGCGATAGCAAAAACCCCAACTACCCCGAATTATTCAAAAAAGCATTTGGCAGCACCGAAATTACGACCGAGCGGTTTACCAAAGCTTTGTCGCAGTTTATGGTCTTTTTGGTGTCTAACAACTCCCGTTACGACCTTTACCTGCGCGGTACGACCAACGCCCTCACGGCGACCGAAAAAGAAGGATTGGCCTTGTTTAAACAAAAATGCGCGACCTGCCACACGGGCGAGTTATTTACCGACCAATCGTTTCGTAACAATGGCCTCGACAACAGCCGCAGCAGCGACCAAGGGCGTTTTCGCATCACTCAAAACCCCGACGACCTCTACAAATTTAAAGTTCCTAGCCTACGCAACGTCGGTTATACGTCTCCTTACATGCACGACGGGCGGTTTAGTACCCTCGAACAAGTGCTAAACCACTACGCCTCCAACGTCCAAAAAACCAATACCTTAGACCCTGCTTTACAAGCTAACGGCCAACTCGGCATTGCAATGACCGACGACGAAAAGGCCAAAATCATCGCCTTCTTAAAAACCCTCTCCGACGAGCAGTTTGTGAAAGACTACCGCTTTGCCGACCCAGGTTTTGGGAAGGCGTTTTAA
- a CDS encoding HupE/UreJ family protein yields MKYKIRANIGLMLLLCMTSLVVCAHGVDDKTKSFLLANEGVAFVPFLYIGAKHMLTGYDHILFLLGVIFFLYRPKDILIYVSLFTVGHSLTLLLGVLANISINAYLIDAIIAFSIVYKGFDNLGGFKVLFGIQPDTKVAVLIFGLFHGFGLATKLQEFEMGKEGLFTNLIGFNLGVEIGQFLALIFVLLLLRIWRNYESFQRFSTLTNTLLMAAGFVLLAYQLTGYFLQ; encoded by the coding sequence ATGAAGTATAAAATACGAGCCAACATAGGGCTGATGTTGCTGCTGTGCATGACAAGTTTGGTCGTTTGTGCCCACGGGGTGGACGATAAAACCAAGTCTTTTTTGTTGGCCAACGAAGGGGTCGCTTTTGTCCCTTTTCTCTACATCGGAGCCAAACACATGCTGACAGGCTATGATCATATTCTTTTCTTACTCGGGGTCATTTTTTTCCTTTATCGTCCCAAAGACATCTTGATTTACGTCAGCCTTTTTACCGTTGGGCACAGCCTTACCCTTTTGCTGGGGGTTTTGGCCAACATTTCAATCAATGCCTATTTGATTGATGCCATCATTGCTTTTTCTATTGTCTATAAAGGGTTTGACAACTTAGGAGGATTTAAAGTCCTATTTGGCATTCAGCCCGATACCAAAGTTGCAGTGCTGATTTTTGGACTGTTTCACGGATTTGGGTTGGCAACCAAACTTCAAGAGTTTGAAATGGGCAAAGAAGGGCTATTTACCAACTTAATTGGCTTCAACTTAGGGGTAGAAATTGGTCAGTTTTTGGCGCTCATTTTTGTTCTCCTTCTCTTGCGTATTTGGCGAAACTATGAGAGCTTTCAGCGTTTTTCTACGCTAACAAACACCCTTTTAATGGCCGCAGGTTTTGTGTTGCTGGCTTATCAACTCACTGGTTATTTTTTACAATAA